The genomic segment CCAATCAGAAGCGTAATAGCAACTCGGAATACCAGTAAAGGCAGCCCCTCTAAATTAAAAACAGTGATGGTGTTAAAGTAATTTAAAAATAAACCCAAGGAAATTATTCGGAGAGCACGCACTAGAAATTTCAGAATACTTTTAAATGATTTTTCTTTGGTTGGATTTGCTAAAGGAATTGACATTCCTACAATAAAAATAAAGAATGGAAAAACATAATCAGCGAGTTTACAGCCATCCCATTCTGCATGAAGTAATTGGGGATATGTAGCACTCCAATTTCCTGGATTATTTACAATAACCATTACTAAAATAGTGATCCCACGAAGTATATCAAGTGAAATAAGACGGCTATTTTTCATAAATTAATGATTTATTTTAGTTAGGAAAAGATATTTTACCCATGGTAATCGATGGAATTCCCTTTCTAGAGCCAAAATTAGTAGGGCCTCCGGCTACAGTTTCATTGGCAAGAACTGCAAAAAGTAGTGCCTCTTTTGCATCGCCAGAAATTCCTAATTCATCAGTATTTTTGAATGAGTAAGGCACTAATTCTTTCAAATATTCCATAAGTAATGGATTGTGTGCACCTCCTCCAGAAACATAAATGAGGTAGTCGTCGTTTTTATATTCACTTTGGCTTATTGCGTCCAAAATCGCTTCAGCAGCAGTTTCAGCACTAAAACGAGTTAATGTAGCTACTACATCTTCTACAGAAAGTTGTTCAGTTTTACTTTCACGCATTGCTTTGTGAACGTAGTCCAAGTTAAAAAGTTCTGGTCCTGTCGTTTTTGGGAATGGTTCTGTAAAGAAAGAATTATCTTTTAGAGCAAACAATAGAGTTTGATTTACTTTGCCTTTTCTTGCAATTTCTGCATCTTTATCAAAACTTAACTCAGGAAAATGCAATTGAATAAAAGCATCAATTAAGGTGTTTCCTGTTCCGGTATCGGTAACAAAAACCTGTTCTGGATTTTGATCTTTGGGTAAAAAAGTAAAATTTCCAATACCCCCTAAATTCAACATTATTCGATGCTCTTCCGAACTTCCAAAAATAAAATAATCGCCATATACTGCTAGAGGAGCACCTTCGCCACCGGCAGCTACATGTTTTTGTCTAAAATCGGAAATGGTTGTAATTCCAGTATGAACTGCTATATGATCTCCATCTCCAATTTGTAAAGTAGCATTCGTAAACCGAGGCAATTGGTGTAATATTTTAGGTAAATGCATCACGGTTTGACCATGAGATGCAATTAAATCTATTTCTGAATTTGGAATTCCCCATTTTTTCAAACAATCTTTAATCATATTGGCATGCAAAATCCCTATCCATTCATTTAGCAATGCAAGATGCTGGAAATCGATTGTTTTTTTTGCAAATACCTTACGTATTTCAGTTTTAACTTCATCTGAATAAGGAATGGTTTCAAACTCTTTAAGAGAAACAGTTGTGTTTTTTGAAGCGCCTGAAATTTCGCAAAGCGCTACATCTAATCCGTCTAAAGAGGTGCCCGACATTAAACCGATAATCGTTCGTGTTGGTTTTTTCGCTAACTGATATAAGGATTCGATGTTCGGGTTCATTATCAAAGAGTTTAAAAATCGTACTTTTCTTGAACAGTTGTACTAGTTAACCATAACCCAACAAAAGTGATTAGGGTGTTTAGAATAATCAATTCGTTATCAAAAACATAACCGCCCAAAAGCACTTTTGAATTGTCGTTGATAATGAAGGTGAGGGCAGGAGACACGATACAAATGATTGGTACTAACTTGTCTTGTACTTTTTTGGATTTCATAAACAATCCGAAAGCATACAACCCTAAAAGCGGTCCGTAAGTATACGAAGCAACTCTAAAAATCATTCCTACAACCGAACTATCATTGATGGAGTTAAAAATAAGAATTACTATGAAAATTACTATTGAAAAACCAAAATGTACCCAATGTCTAGTGGCAACTAAATTAGTTTTATGACTATTTTCTTCTTTATCCATTCCTAAAAAGTCAACACAAAAAGAAGTAGTTAAGGCAGTCAAAGCGGAATCAGTGGTAGCAAACGTAGCAGCAATTAGTCCTAAAAGAAATACTACACCGGGTACTATCGTTAAATGATTCAACGCAATTTCAGGGAAAAGCAAATCGGTTCTCGGTTTATTAGATATTAAATCTAATGGTACGGCAATGTTATTTTTGGCAGCAAAAATATACAATAAAGCGCCAACGCTTAAGAAAAACAAATTGATGATTACAAAAATTGCGGTGAAACTGAACATATTTTTTTGGGCTTCCCCAATGTTCTTACAACTCAAATTTTTCTGCATTAAATCTTGATCCAATCCTACCATTGCGAGAGTAACAAAAATTCCGCCCAAGATTTGTTTGACAAAGTGAAATTTACTTTCAGTAAAATCTTCAAAGAAGAAAATTTGAGAATAGTTACTGTTTTTAACCTCTTCAAAAGCGCCTATAAGATTTAAATCAAGACTACTGCAAATGAAATAAATAGTCATAAATACAGAGGCAACTAAGAAAAATGTTTGCAAGGTATCTGTAATGATGATTGTTTTCAAACCGCCTTTGTAGGTGTAGGAAAAAATGAGTAGTAATGAAATTAACACTGTGGCTGCAAATGGAATATGATAATAATCAAACACATAACGCTGCAATACGATTACCACCAAATACAATCGGAAGGACGAAGAAATAGTTCGGCTTACTAAAAAGATAGAAGCAGCAGTTCTGTAACTATAAAAACCCATACGTTGTTCAATATAACTGTATATGGAAGTTAAATTCATTCTATAATACAAGGGTAGAAGTAACTTGGCTACAATAATGAATCCTATGGCATTTCCAATGATGAACTGGAAATATTTAAATTGTTCGCCATTTGGTGAACCCACTTCTCCTGGTACTGATATGAAAGTGACACCAGAAAGTGCCGTACCAATCATACCGAAAGCAACTAAGTACCATTTGGAGTTTTTGTTTGCGGTAAAAAATACAGTATTGCCACTATCTTTTTTGCTTACAGCATAGGATATATAGAACAACAAACTGAAGTAGGTAATGATTAACAGTAAAATTATGCTAGGACTCATAGGATCTTTTTATATTATTAAACAAATATGGTAAATTATTTCATTTTAGTTAGTACAGCTCGAACACTTTTATGTTCTTTTAGAAGTAAAGATGCACTTTGACTGTCAACATCTAATTCGTCCATAATCATTTTGATGCCCCTGTTTACTAATTTTTCATTGGATAACTGCATATCGACCATCTTATTACCTTTTACTTTACCCAGTTGGATCATAACAGCAGTCGAAATCATATTAAGGACTAATTTTTGAGAAGTACCTGCTTTCATTCTGGTACTACCAGTCAAGAATTCTGGCCCAACAACTAATTCTATTGGATAATCGGCTTCTTTAGAGATTAAACAATTACTATTACAAGAAATACTACCAGTAATACTACCATTTTCTTGTGCTTTTTTAAGTCCGCCAATAACGTAGGGAGTGTTTCCAGAAGCGGCTATTCCGATAACAACATCTGAACTATTGATATTGTATTTCTTTAAATCTTCCCAAGCCTGATTGGTATCGTCTTCTGCATTTTCAACTGCCTTTCGAATTGCAGTATCACCTCCAGCTATAATTCCGATTATTACATTGTCAGACACACCAAAAGTAGGAGGGCATTCTGAGGCGTCTAAAACGCCAATGCGTCCAGAGGTGCCAGCTCCGATATAAAATAAGCGACCACCTATTTTAAGTTGCTTAACGATCGCATTAATCAATAATTCGATTTTAGGTATTTCTTTTTCAATTACTTGAGCTACCTTTTTATCCTCTGCATTAATACCAATTAGAATTTCTTCTACGCTCATTTGATCTAAATTGTTATAATGAGATTCTTTTTCTGTATCTGGATTGTTTTTTATCATAGTTCGGAAAAATGTGTTTTATATTAAATAGATGTATAATAATTGTAATTAAAAATAAATTTAATAACAGTAAAAAATATGTAATAGTAATGTAAATGGAAACTAAATGAAAATATAGTTAGTTGTAACACTAATTTGTTAAAGTCCTAATTTGTAATGCAAATATAGAAACAACTTTTAGAAATGCAATTTTTATTGCATTATTTGTCAATTTCAGATATAATAACGCAAAAGTATGCATTTTGTTGTATAGAGCATGTCATTTCAAATTAAATTTTAGAATTGCAACTCATTGATTAGCTAAATATTTACTCAAAATCAGCTAAATTATGCGTTATTTTGCATTTTTTTAAATAAATTTGATAAAAAAAGCATTTTTTATGTTGAGTATAATATTTTTTTTATAGATTTGAAATTCATTCTAAATTTTACAAACAATTATGAAAAAATTAATTTTTACTTTTTGCTTGCTTGTATTTACTTCTTATTTTGTAGAAGCACAAAATAAGAGGATTACAGGTACAATTAAAGAAGCTGATACTGGATTACCAATTGTTGGTGCCTCTGTATCGGTAGTTGGAACTAAGTCAAGTTCGTCAAGTGGATTTGATGGGGATTATTCCTTAGAAGCAAAAGAGGGTGACATCCTTCTTTTTAATTACATAGGATTTAAGACAATTCGAGTAAAAGTAACTGGTACAACAGTTAATGTTAAAATGGACACGGAAACAAGTGCATTAAACGAAGTTGTTGTAATGGGTTCTACAATTCGTACTACACGAAAAGAGATGGGTAATGCTGTAACTACAATTAAATCAAGTGATTTAGTTAAAGCACAGCCAACTGGATTTTCTTCTGCCTTACAAGGTAAGATAGCTGGAGCGCAAATCACTCAAAACTCTGGAGATCCATCAGGAGGTTTTTCTATCAAATTAAGAGGTACGTCTTCTATATTAGGAGCATCTGACCCTTTGTATGTTATTGATGGTGTAGTTATTAGTAACAGTAGTGCCAATGTTGCCAATCCTGAAATTGGCGGTAGTACCAATTTAGTAATTGGACAAAACCGTACGGCAGATATCAATCCAAATGATATTGAAAGTATTGAAGTCCTTAATGGTGGAGCAGCAGCAGCAATTTATGGTTCTCGTGCAGCTAATGGTGTTGTTATTATTACAACTAAAAAAGGTAAAACGGGAGAGGCTTCCTATACTTTTTCTACTAATTTAGTAGTTAATTCACTTCGTAAAAAGTTAGATACTAACTTAGTAAATAAGCAATTTGTGATACCTGCAGCACATGGTGCTTTATTTCCAATTACAGGATCTCCTGCATCAGCAACAACAGTTCCTGTTCATAGAGGATTAAATCAAGCTGGAGTACCTCAAGGTTTGGTTAATATGGATACTCGTTTAATGGACGTAACTCGTTATGACTATCAAGATGATATTTTTACAACTGGTGTAGGTACCGACACTTATTTTTCTGTAAATGGTGGAGACACTAAAACTAAATATTTTGCATCTGTTGGTTATTTAGTTAATAATGGAATTGTAAAAAACACGGATTTCAAAAGATTAGGACTTAATTTAAAAATTCAAAATAAAATCAGCGAAAAACTATCGGCTTCTTTCGGAGTTAATTATGTAACTTCAAGATCAGAAGACAAACCTGATGGAAATGTTTTTTATAGTCCAATGAATTCGGCTACAATCAATAACAATGTTTATAATCTAAACAATCGTAGAGATGCTAACGGCAATTTATTAGCGGTGGATCCAGGACGTGTAAACCCACTGTCTGTAATAGAAACTTTCGATTTTGGACAACAAACAGATCGTATTATTGCTGACGTACAATTAAATTACAAACCGTTCAAAAACTTTAATGCTGATTTTATTGTAGGTTTAGATAATTTTAACCAAAAAGGGTATGGATTCATTCCTAGATTTCCATACGCACCTGTAAATATTGGTACTTTCCCTGATGGATTTGTTTCTGAAACAGATAATAAGGTGTATCAATTGAATAATGATTTGAACCTTAGGTATGTTTGGAATGTAAGTAAAGATTTTACTGCAACAACTTATGGCGGATATAATGTACAATTCTATCGTGACAAACTTTTTTCTGTTCAAGGGAGAGATTTAAAGCCATTTATTGAAAATATTAATGCTGCAAATACTATTATTGGAGGAGCAGCAGGATCAGCTGAAACTAACTATAACTTATGGGGAGTTTATCTTCAAGAAACTCTTGGATACAAGAATAAATTATTTGTAACGGCTGCCATTAGACAAGATGCATCTACAATTTTTGCTGCGGATGTAAGAAATCAAATTTATCCAAAAATTAGTGGTAGTTACGTACTTTCTAGTGAAAAGTTTATGGAAAATACTAAAGTAAGTACAGCAAGGTTAAGAGCTTCTTGGGGAGAATCAGGAAATTTAACTGCAATTGGAGCTTATTCTAGATTTACAAATTATTCAACTGGTAACCTTTTTGGACAAACTTCATTTACTCTTGCTGGAAACAGTCGAGGAAATTTAGGATTAATTCCAGAACGTAATGTGTCGTTTGAAGTAGGTGCTGATTTAGGTTTCTTTAATGATAGATTAACTATTTCGGGAACTTATTATAGAGCAGACATTAAAGATTTATTATTACGTGTACAGTCAGCCCCTTCAACTGGTGCTACTTCATCTATTGAAAATTTAGGTGAAATGACAAACAAAGGAGTTGAGTTTACCGTTAAAGGATTAGTGGTGAAATCGGAAGACTTCAATGTTGAAGTATATGGTAATATGAGCCGCAATAGAAACGAAGTGACTAAACTGAATCAACCTTTCTTTTTATTAGATTCTAATCCAGCAGGTGCTCCGGTTGCAGTGCAACTTAATCGCCCTATTGGAACTTATTTTGGAAGTTATTATGCTCGTAATCCTGACGGAAGTTTATTGTTGCAGCCAAACGGTTTGCCACAAACTGAAAGAGGGAACACTGCAACTCGTCAGCCACAGAGAAACTCAAGTGGTCAGCCATTTGGAGATGTATTAACTAAAGAAATTGGGGATCCAAATCCAGATTTCATCTATGCTTTCGGAACTAACATTAATTATAAAAAATGGGGAGTATCGGTACTTTTTGATGGAGTGAGTGGAGGAGATATTTTTGATGCCGACTACAGAACACGTCAAGGTACAGGAGCAGGACAATTAGTAGCTAAAGAGTTAAAAGGTGAATTACCAAGAGGTTACATTTACTCTATTTATGCTATTGAAGAATTTAGAGTTGTAGATGGAAGTTATTTAAAATTAAGAGAAGTTTCTGTTAACTACTCTTTTGGTAAAGTAAACAATTTCTTTGAAGATTTCACTGTTAATCTAAGTGGTAGAAATCTTTATTCATGGGATAGATTTACAAGCTATGATCCTGAAGTTAATTCAGGAGGTCAATCTGCAGTAGCAAGATATAACTTTGGAACAATTCCAATTCCAAGAACTATTGCATTAGCACTTAAGTTTAAATTTTAATACAAATGAAAATGAAAAAATTTATAATAGTATCGGTTTTCATGAGCTTATTTTTAACCTCATGTGACGAAGAATTTTTAGACCCAACTCGTGCTTCAGAAGAAGATGTTTTTTCTTCACGCGATGGTTTGATTGGCGCTGCAAATGGACTTCAGTCTCGTTATAGTGTTGGTAGACAAAGTCCTTTTGGATATGCTCTGATTACTGGAAATGGTTTTACAACTAATGAATTAGGTGTGCCACAAGCAGGAAATTTAGATGAAGTTGCCTTGTATTCTGGTTCAGGAGAGGTTCTTCCAAATAATGGTATTGTATCGAATATTTGGGCGCAAAGTTTAATTTTGAACTCTGAATCTCAAAAGGTGATTAATAATATTAATCGTTTGACAGTACCAGTTGAAAAAGCAACGGTGTTAGTTCACGCTTCTATTTTTAAAGCGCTTGCTCTTGGTAATTTAATTCAGTTTTTTGAAAGAGTTCCAATTTCAACTGCTAAAAATGCAACTTTTAATTCAAGAGCTGAGGTACTTGCTGAGGTAATTAAAACTTTGGAAGATACAAAATCATCTTTGCCTAGCGCAACTGGTTTTACTGGTATAGCACCTGGAATTAACTATACAAATACTGTAAATGCACTTTTAGCGCGCTTTTATTTAATTTCAGGAAATTTGGATAAAGCTTTTGAACATGCTACACTAGTTAACTTAACTGTACGTTCTGGATTCCAATTTGATGCAGTAAATCAAAATGCGATTGCTGCAACAGCATTTTTGGTAGCTAATAATTACCAACCAATTGGAAAGTCACTTGGACTTCCAGCTTCATTACAACCTAATGCAGCTGATGGAAGAATTAATTTTTATATTAACCCAACTTCAACTGTTTCTGCAGTTAAAGGTGCAGGATTTTGGGGAGCTATATCTAGTACTGTTCCGGTATATCTACCTGGTGAAATGATTTTGATTAGAGCTGAAGTATTAGCACGTAAAAATCAATTACCAGAGGCAGTAACTGAAATCAATAGAGTTTTGCAAAAAACTGCTGCTGCTGACGTTTGGGGTGTAGGTGCAAATCTACCAGCCTATTCTGGTACTGTTGACCAACCAAGTTTGTTAACTGAAATATACAGAAATCGTTGTATAGAACTTTTTATGTCAGGATTGAAACTCGAAGATACTCGAAGATTTAATCGCCCTGGAGCAGGAGCTCCTGGAGCTGAGCGCAATAGAAACTGGTATCCTTATCCTGATTCTGAGCGTTTTAACAATCCTAATACACCAGCTAATCCAGCTAATTAATTTTGTTTTGTTTTTAAATTTGACGAGTTGCTTTTATAGCAACTCGTTTTTTTTATATAAATATTCATACACAATTTTAGGTTAAAATAAGTTTCATTTTTTTGACAGTGCTCTACTATTCTGAAGTATCGATTTAGAAAATAATTGAATATCAGTTTTGAATTTCTATTTTATCAAATACTGAAAAATAATGCAACAATCTTCGAATTTGATAGGTGTTATTAATATATTTGTAAAAACATTATAATTGCTGATATGTTAAAGAAGGAACGTTGCCAATACATACTTAAAAAACTTGCTGAAAAACAAAGTGTTAATACTATAGAGTTAGCTGTAGAATTGTCAGTTTCAGAGGATTCAATCAGAAGAGATTTACAACTATTGCACGATCAAGGCAAGCTCGAAAAAGTGTACGGTGGAGGTATTCCAGTATCAGATAAAAACAAGAATTTTTTTGATATTGAAATTTCAAACGAAAAAAAGAAAATTGCGTTAGGCACAAAAGCGCTTTCTTTATTGCGTGACGGACAAGTAATTATCATGAGTGGAGGTACAACTAATTTGGTTTTTTCAAAGTTAATTCCCCCGGATCTGAAAGTAACCATTTATACGTATAGTTTGCCTATTGCGATGCAACTGTCTCAACATCCCAATATTGATTTGATTTTTATTGGTGGAAAATTGCAAAAAAACGCCATGGTTACTATTGGTATGGATGTAGTTCAGGTACTATCTGCTATCAAAGCTGATATTTGTTTTATGGGGGTAAGTAGCATCAATGTTAAATCTGGTTTAACTGAAAAAGGATATGAAGTTTCGGTTGTGAAAAAAGCCATGATTCAAGTTTCTGAAAAAGTTGTTGCCATGGTAGATTCGGGTAAATTAGATACAAAAATGCCGCATTCTGTTTGCGATTTAAATCAGCTACATAGTATTATTACAGATCTTAATCCTAAAGATCCTAAGTTAAAGGAATATATTTCATCAGGAGGTTTTATTATTTAAAAATGCATTATTTTGCGTTATTAAACTATAATTTGTTAATTATTGCATAAAAAAGCAATTTGTTAAATCGTATTTGTATATTTGCTTATAACAAATTAAAAATCCCGATTTATTATGGCTCAAATTAATCCTTTATCTTTTGTTAAACCCGGAAAATACGAATCGTCCCGTTTTGAAAAAATCCACAATGTAATTTTTGATAATTCTGTTTCGGGTTCTATTGCTGTAGCACATGAAATTGCTGAATTAATTAAAGCAAAGCAGGAGACAAATTCCTATTGTGTACTTGGTTTAGCTACAGGATCTTCTCCTATAAAAGTGTATGAAGAGTTAATTCGTCTTCACCGAGAGGAGGGGCTGAGTTTTAAAAATGTTATCACATTTAATTTGGATGAATATTTTCCAATGAAAACGGATAATATTCAAAGTTATTATTTTTTCATGCAAGAGTATTTATTCAAGCATGTCGATATAGCCTCTGAAAACATCAACATTCCAAATGGGGACTGTACAGTTGAAGAAAGTCTCCTTTTATGTTCACAATACGAAGAGAAAATCCGTAATTATGGCGGCTTAGATTTTCAACTATTAGGTATTGGTCGAACTGCACATATTGGTTTTAATGAACCTGGTTCGCATCAAAATTCAACCACTCGAATGGTTACGCTTGATCATCTTACGCGTTCAGATGCAGCATCGTCTTTCTTAGGGATGGACAATGTTCCTAAAAAAGCGATTACGATGGGAGTAGCGACAGTTTTAGAGGCGCGAAGGATTGTATTGTTGGCATGGGGTCAAAATAAAGCGGAGGTGATTTATGAAACGATTGAAGGAAAAGTAACTTCGAAAAAACCTGCAACCTATTTGCAAAATCATCCGAATGTAACTTTTGTCTTAGATGTAGAAGCGGCTTCATTACTTACTCGAATCAATACTCCGTGGGTTGTAGATGGCTGTGAATGGAACTCCGACTTAATACGTAAAGCTATAGTTTGGCTTTGTAAAAAGACAGGGAAGTCGATATTGCATCTTACCGATAAAGACTACTTTGAACACGGTATGGAAAGTTTATTGGCTATCGAAGGAACCGCTTATGATTTAAACATAAAGATGTTCAATCAGCTACAACATGCAATTACAGGTTGGCCTGGCGGAAAACCCAATTCGGATCATCAGCAACGTCCCGAACGCTCTACGCCAGAAAAGAAAAGAGTGATTATTTTTAGTCCGCACCCAGATGATGATGTAATCTCTATGGGGGGAACATTCGACCGCTTGATTACCCAAGGACACGAAGTGCATGTGGTATATCAAACCTCAGGAAATATTGCGGTTTCCAATGATGAAGCATTGAAATTTGCTGAAATCGGATTGGTGTTTGATCCCCAAAATAAAACCTATTCTGAAATTGTCGAATTTATCAAGCAAAAAAATAGTTCGATTTCAGATAGCATACCATTGCGCAATTTAAAAGCGCAAATTCGTCAAAAAGAATCCTTAGGCGCTACTCGTTTTTTAGGCTTGCCAGACAGCCAAGTTCATTTCTTAAATCTACCTTTTTATGAAACAGGTACCATTAAAAAGAGTCCGTTATCAAAAAAAGATATCGATTTAATGATAGCTATTATTGAATCCATACAGCCGCATCAAATTTATGCTGCAGGAGATTTAGCTGATCCTCACGGAACGCACAAAGTATGTCTCGATTCATTATTCATGGCATTAGAAGAAATCAAGCACAAACCATTTATGGATGATTGTTGGGTATGGTTGTACAGAGGCGCTTGGCACGAATGGGATATTCACGAAATTGAAATGGCTGTCCCAATGAGTCCTAATCAAGTATTGCGAAAACGAACCGCTATCTTTTATCACCAATCGCAAAAAGATGGTGTCATGTTTCAAGGAGATGATTCTAGAGAATTTTGGGTACGAGTGGAAGAACGCAATAAAGATACTGCAGAGAAATTCAAAGACCTTGGCTTGGCTAGTTATGCTGCTATGGAAGCATTTAAACGCTATCATTTTTAAATATACAACACTTAATTGAGAGAATTTTGGTAAAGGTTTGTTTACCACCCTCTAGCGCTTTATAAATTGATTTATTTCAGTTTAGAGCGCTAGAATTTTTATATTTGTCATTCACTACTGAATTTATAGTACTCATATAGTAATACCATGTCGCATATTTTACCTTTACAACAATTAGCGTCCTCTTTAGAAGGCGATTTATTTTATGACGAATTGCATAAGGTAATCTATTCTACGGATGCATCCGTTTACCAAATTAAACCCATTGCTATTGCAAGACCAAAGTCGGTTACAGATATACAAACGCTTGTTCATTTTGCAAATGAACATCAAATTCCATTAACTCCAAGGACAGCAGGAACTTCCTTAGCAGGACAAACAGTAGGTAGCGGAATTATAGTGGATGTGTCCAAATATTTCACAAATATAGTTGCTTTAGATCAAGAAAATAAAACTGTAACAGTTCAGCCAGGAGTAATTCGAGATGAATTGAATTTGTTTTTAAAACCGTACGGATTATTTTTTGGTCCCAATACTTCAACATCTAACCGATGTATGATTGGAGGAATGGTTGGAAATAATTCCTCAGGAACGACTTCTATTCGGTATGGAGTGACACGAGATAAAATAGTTGAATTAAAAGCCATTTTGAGTGATGGTTCGGAAACAGTATTTACCTCACTTTGTTCGGCTGAGTTTGTCGAAAAAACGAAAGGTGATTCTTTAGAAAATCAGATTTACAAAACGGTTTACGAGGAACTTTCAAATGCTGACACACAAAATGAAATTATAAAAGAGTTTCCAAAACCTGAAATTCATAGACGAAATACGGGTTATGCTGTCGATTTGTTGTTGAAATCAGATTTGTTTTCAGGAAACGAGCCGACTATAAATCTTGGGAAACTGCTTTGTGGTAGCGAAGGAACATTAGCTTTTACAACTGAAGTTACGCTGAAAGTGGATGATTTGCCTCCTACGCATAATATTATGGTGGCAGCCCATTTTCATACCATTCAAGAAAGTTTGGAAGCGGTTATGATTGCGATGAAACATCATTTGTATACTTGCGAAATGATGGACGATACCATTTTGAATTGTACGAAAACCAACAGGGAACAAGCTAAAAATCGTTTCTTTATACAAGGCGAACCTAAGGCAGTAATTATGTTGGAAGTAGCTTCTGATTCTTTAGAGGATGCTGAACGCCAAGCGAATGCTTTGATTGCTGATTTAGAACAAAACAATTTTGGCTATGCTTTACCAAAGTTGTACGGACAAGATATTGACAAGATAAACGAACTTCGAAAAGCAGGTTTAGGGCTTTTAGGAAGTATTGTGGGCGATGATAAAGCAGCCGATTCTATTGAAGATACCGCTGTTGAACTCAGCGACTTAC from the Flavobacterium ammonificans genome contains:
- a CDS encoding anhydro-N-acetylmuramic acid kinase; the protein is MNPNIESLYQLAKKPTRTIIGLMSGTSLDGLDVALCEISGASKNTTVSLKEFETIPYSDEVKTEIRKVFAKKTIDFQHLALLNEWIGILHANMIKDCLKKWGIPNSEIDLIASHGQTVMHLPKILHQLPRFTNATLQIGDGDHIAVHTGITTISDFRQKHVAAGGEGAPLAVYGDYFIFGSSEEHRIMLNLGGIGNFTFLPKDQNPEQVFVTDTGTGNTLIDAFIQLHFPELSFDKDAEIARKGKVNQTLLFALKDNSFFTEPFPKTTGPELFNLDYVHKAMRESKTEQLSVEDVVATLTRFSAETAAEAILDAISQSEYKNDDYLIYVSGGGAHNPLLMEYLKELVPYSFKNTDELGISGDAKEALLFAVLANETVAGGPTNFGSRKGIPSITMGKISFPN
- a CDS encoding sodium:solute symporter, translated to MSPSIILLLIITYFSLLFYISYAVSKKDSGNTVFFTANKNSKWYLVAFGMIGTALSGVTFISVPGEVGSPNGEQFKYFQFIIGNAIGFIIVAKLLLPLYYRMNLTSIYSYIEQRMGFYSYRTAASIFLVSRTISSSFRLYLVVIVLQRYVFDYYHIPFAATVLISLLLIFSYTYKGGLKTIIITDTLQTFFLVASVFMTIYFICSSLDLNLIGAFEEVKNSNYSQIFFFEDFTESKFHFVKQILGGIFVTLAMVGLDQDLMQKNLSCKNIGEAQKNMFSFTAIFVIINLFFLSVGALLYIFAAKNNIAVPLDLISNKPRTDLLFPEIALNHLTIVPGVVFLLGLIAATFATTDSALTALTTSFCVDFLGMDKEENSHKTNLVATRHWVHFGFSIVIFIVILIFNSINDSSVVGMIFRVASYTYGPLLGLYAFGLFMKSKKVQDKLVPIICIVSPALTFIINDNSKVLLGGYVFDNELIILNTLITFVGLWLTSTTVQEKYDF
- the murQ gene encoding N-acetylmuramic acid 6-phosphate etherase; this translates as MIKNNPDTEKESHYNNLDQMSVEEILIGINAEDKKVAQVIEKEIPKIELLINAIVKQLKIGGRLFYIGAGTSGRIGVLDASECPPTFGVSDNVIIGIIAGGDTAIRKAVENAEDDTNQAWEDLKKYNINSSDVVIGIAASGNTPYVIGGLKKAQENGSITGSISCNSNCLISKEADYPIELVVGPEFLTGSTRMKAGTSQKLVLNMISTAVMIQLGKVKGNKMVDMQLSNEKLVNRGIKMIMDELDVDSQSASLLLKEHKSVRAVLTKMK
- a CDS encoding SusC/RagA family TonB-linked outer membrane protein, which codes for MKKLIFTFCLLVFTSYFVEAQNKRITGTIKEADTGLPIVGASVSVVGTKSSSSSGFDGDYSLEAKEGDILLFNYIGFKTIRVKVTGTTVNVKMDTETSALNEVVVMGSTIRTTRKEMGNAVTTIKSSDLVKAQPTGFSSALQGKIAGAQITQNSGDPSGGFSIKLRGTSSILGASDPLYVIDGVVISNSSANVANPEIGGSTNLVIGQNRTADINPNDIESIEVLNGGAAAAIYGSRAANGVVIITTKKGKTGEASYTFSTNLVVNSLRKKLDTNLVNKQFVIPAAHGALFPITGSPASATTVPVHRGLNQAGVPQGLVNMDTRLMDVTRYDYQDDIFTTGVGTDTYFSVNGGDTKTKYFASVGYLVNNGIVKNTDFKRLGLNLKIQNKISEKLSASFGVNYVTSRSEDKPDGNVFYSPMNSATINNNVYNLNNRRDANGNLLAVDPGRVNPLSVIETFDFGQQTDRIIADVQLNYKPFKNFNADFIVGLDNFNQKGYGFIPRFPYAPVNIGTFPDGFVSETDNKVYQLNNDLNLRYVWNVSKDFTATTYGGYNVQFYRDKLFSVQGRDLKPFIENINAANTIIGGAAGSAETNYNLWGVYLQETLGYKNKLFVTAAIRQDASTIFAADVRNQIYPKISGSYVLSSEKFMENTKVSTARLRASWGESGNLTAIGAYSRFTNYSTGNLFGQTSFTLAGNSRGNLGLIPERNVSFEVGADLGFFNDRLTISGTYYRADIKDLLLRVQSAPSTGATSSIENLGEMTNKGVEFTVKGLVVKSEDFNVEVYGNMSRNRNEVTKLNQPFFLLDSNPAGAPVAVQLNRPIGTYFGSYYARNPDGSLLLQPNGLPQTERGNTATRQPQRNSSGQPFGDVLTKEIGDPNPDFIYAFGTNINYKKWGVSVLFDGVSGGDIFDADYRTRQGTGAGQLVAKELKGELPRGYIYSIYAIEEFRVVDGSYLKLREVSVNYSFGKVNNFFEDFTVNLSGRNLYSWDRFTSYDPEVNSGGQSAVARYNFGTIPIPRTIALALKFKF